The genome window TTTAAATGCTTTGAAAAAATTACCTAAAGCCGATCGCTATGTCCTCACCAGTACAACGGGCGAGCTCGCTACATTTGCGGCTAATGAAATACAGGCACTGACAGCTGCAGAAGTAGTGGTTTTATCAGGCGGGAATAAAGCATGGGTAGATGCAGGACTTGAGCTTGAGAAAGGCTCCACTCGCTTAGCCTCACCTCCTTTAGATCGCTATAAGCGCCCCTACGAGGGAACTAGCGTCGACCCAGCGGCGATGCAAGCCTATTTGGATTGGGAGTTTGGCCTGGTGGAACAACTGGGCAAGGATGGCACCCATCACTTCTGGGTGCTTTAAATCCTTGTGTTTGAGGTCCACCAGGACCTCACCATCAGGCAATCTTATTGCGAATAATTCCCACGCCAGTGATTTCAGTTTCCATCATATCGCCAGGCTTTAAAAATTCTGGGGGTTTTCTGCTGTAACCCACTCCTGATGGAGTGCCAGTCGCAATGATGTCGCCAGGCAATAAAGTGAGGCTACGGGAGAGCTCAGCAATAATCACCGGAATCTTGAAATACATTTGCTTGTAGCTGGCGTTTTGCTTTTCTACACCATTCACTCGGCAAATAATGCGAGTGTCATCAAGATTCACGCCGCCGGCAGTCACTACCCATGGGCCCATAGGGCCATGGCCATCCAAGCTCTTGCCTTTAAACCATTGTCCAGAATGACGCTTCTGCTGAACATCGCGGGCAGTCGTATCGTTATAAGCTGAATAACCAAAAACATACTCCATCGCATTCGCTTCGGAAATGTTTTTACCCTTCTTACCAATCACGACCGCCAACTCAGCTTCCCAGTCAATCATGGTGGAGTAGCTGCCGTCGTAAGGAATGGAGTCAAAAGGGCCATTCATGGTTTGCGTGCCTTTAGTAAAGAGTACGGGAACCGTTGGGTACTCTTTTACCGTTTTATCAGCGCGACTTTGCATACCCTCATCGAAGTGATCCAAATAATTCCAGCCCACACAGTAGATATTGCTTTGTGGCTTAGGAATCGGGGATAGCAAAATGACTTGGTTTACATTCTGAAAATTGCCGCTGCGATTTTTGAAAATATTTGCAAGCTCTAGCAATCCTTGATTGCCTGAAGCCGCCAAAGAAATCATGGAGCTCGGATCAAATGAGAGTTGCACCTTTTGCTTAGAAGCTTGCGCAGGAATATCCACCACCAAACCATCATTAGTAACTAGGCCCAAGCGTGAACTAGCGCCCATCTTCGGCAAATAATTTGCCACCCTAAACCCAGCCTTACCAGTAAGCGGTTCCACAACAATGGGGGTGCGCCCAGTAGCTGTAGAAACATTGGGCATGAGCATGCCACCAATTGCAGTAGTTGCACCAATTTTCAATACATCACGACGATTGCTATCCATACATCTCCTTATCTATTTTTCTTGTTATCGATATTCCGAATGCCGGAACTCTCTTCGACAATATTAATGCCAAAGTAAACCGGCGGCAGAAAAGCGAAAAGAAGGCTATGCTCAATCCTATGCGCTCTTTATTAACCCCTATTTATATTGCCGCCTTCGGTATGCTCGGCTCTGGGCTTATAGCATGCAGCTCAGACTCGTATACCACCTGGAGTTGCAGCAATGAATCGCAAGTCAAGCTGACGATGGTCCTCAAAAAAACACAGATGC of Polynucleobacter sp. AP-Nino-20-G2 contains these proteins:
- a CDS encoding fumarylacetoacetate hydrolase family protein, yielding MDSNRRDVLKIGATTAIGGMLMPNVSTATGRTPIVVEPLTGKAGFRVANYLPKMGASSRLGLVTNDGLVVDIPAQASKQKVQLSFDPSSMISLAASGNQGLLELANIFKNRSGNFQNVNQVILLSPIPKPQSNIYCVGWNYLDHFDEGMQSRADKTVKEYPTVPVLFTKGTQTMNGPFDSIPYDGSYSTMIDWEAELAVVIGKKGKNISEANAMEYVFGYSAYNDTTARDVQQKRHSGQWFKGKSLDGHGPMGPWVVTAGGVNLDDTRIICRVNGVEKQNASYKQMYFKIPVIIAELSRSLTLLPGDIIATGTPSGVGYSRKPPEFLKPGDMMETEITGVGIIRNKIA